The Pseudomonas moraviensis genome contains the following window.
GCACCGATGTCGCTTTGTTTCATGGGATTTTGCATCTGCTGCTGTGGGAAGACTGGGTCGATCGCGATTTCATCAAGGCGCACACCGAAGGCCTCGGCGAACTTAAAACGCTGGTGCGCGACTACACCCCGCAGATGGTTTCGCAGCTGTGCGGCATCAGCATCGAGCAGTTGCAGCAATGCGCGGAATGGGTCGGCACCGCGCCGAGCTTCCTGTCGCTGTGGTGCATGGGCCTGAACCAGTCCAGCGCCGGCAGCGCGAAAAACAGCGCGCTGATCAACCTGCACCTGGCCACCGGGCAAATCGGCCGTCCCGGTGCAGGACCTTTCTCCCTCACCGGTCAGCCAAACGCCATGGGTGGGCGGGAAACCGGCAGTCTGTCCAACCTGCTACCGGGCCATCGCGACGCCGCCAACCCCGAACATCGCGCCGAGGTGGCGGCATATTGGGGCGTGGAAAGCTTGCCTGAGGCGCCGGGGCTGAGCGCCATCGAACTGTTCGAAAACCTGCGCAGCGGCAAGATCAAGGCGCTGTGGATTGCCTGTACCAACCCGGCGCAATCGATGCCGGATCAGAGCGCAGTTCGCGCAGCGCTTGAGGCCTGTCCCTTTGTGGTATTGCAGGAAGCCTTTCGCACCACCGAGACCGCCGCGTTCGCCGACCTTTTATTGCCCGCCGCCAGTTGGGGCGAGAAGGAAGGCTCGGTGACCAACTCCGAGCGGCGCATTTCCCACGTACGCAAAGCGGTTGTCGCACCGGGCGAAGCGCGGCCGGACTGGGCAATTACCGTGGATTTCGCACGGCGTCTGGAGAAACGTCTGCGTCCTCAGCAGCCGAGCCTGTTCGCCTTCGACCAGCCTTCGCAGTTGTTCGATGAATTCAAATGGCTGACCCAGGGCCGCGACCTGGACCTTTCCGGCATCAGTCATGCGTTGATCGACGAGATCGGCCCGCAGCAATGGCCCTTCCCCGCCGGCGCCCGCCAAGGCACGCCACGCTTGTACGGCGACGGCATTTTTCCCACTGCCAATGGCCGCGCGCAGTTCATTGCCGAGCCGTATCGCGCCGCCAGGGAACAACGCGATGCGCGCTTCCCGCTGACCCTGATCACCGGGCGCCTGCGCGACCAGTGGCACGGCATGAGCCGCACTGGCACCGCGGCGCAGTTGTTCGGTCACGTCAGCGAAGCCGTGCTGAGCCTGCACCCGGACGAGATGCGCCGGCATCGTTTGCAGCCCGGCGATCTGATCAATCTGAAAAGCCGTCGTGGTGCCGTGGTTGTCGCGGTCGGCAGCGATGACAGCGTGCGTCCGGGCCAGGCATTTTTGCCGATGCATTGGGGTGACCGTTATCTCAAGGGCGGCGTTAACAACCTGACCCAGCCGGCATTCGATCCGCTGTCCAAGCAACCCGAGCTCAAGCACAGCGGCGTGCGTCTGGAGGCAGTCAACCTGCCATGGCAACTGTTCGCTCTGATCGAGGGTGATGTTCAACGGCATTTCGAGACGCTACGACCGCTGTGCGAGGCGTTTTCCTACGTCAGCCTCAGCCTTGTCGGTCGGGAGCGGCCGGCGTTGCTGATACGCGCGGCACACGCCGAGGCGCCCGATCCACTGTTGCTGGGCGAGATCGACCGGTGCCTGTCGCTGCTGGATGGCCCGGTTCTGGCTTACGACGATCCGCGTCGCGCTATAGGCAAGCGGGTGCGCATCGAAAATGGCCGTATCACCGCCATTCGCCTGGCCGGCGAAACCCTTGCGCAGCACTGGCTGCAGAGCCTTTGGCTGGAGGGCCGCGCCGACCAGCAACTGCGGCGCTGGCTCCTCGCGCCAATGAGCGCACCGCCGGGCGCTGTCGGCGCCATCGCGACTGACAAGACGCTGTGCAATTGCGAAAACGTCAGCCTCAACGCAGTCTGCGCCGGCATCCGCCAGGGCCTGGATCTGCAAGGCCTGAAAAAAACTCTCCGATGCGGTACGCAATGCGGTTCCTGCGTGCCGGAAATCAAGCGTCTGCTGGCTGCCGAAGCGCGGCCGGTCGCGGTCATTCAATGAGGACAACACCATGAATGCGAAAGTCTGGCTGGTGGGCGCTGGCCCTGGCGATCCGGAATTGCTGACGCTCAAGGCAGTGCGCGCGCTGCGCGAAGCCGATGTGGTGATGATCGATGATCTGGTCAATGACGCGGTACTGGAGCACTGCCCCGATGCACGGGTCATTGCCGTCGGCAAACGCGGCGGCTGCCGCTCGACACCGCAGGCATTTATCCATCGGTTGATGCTGCGTTATGCCCATCAGGGTAAATGCGTGGTGCGGCTCAAGGGCGGCGACCCGTGCATTTTCGGGCGGGGTGGTGAAGAAGCGCAGTGGTTGCGCGAGCGCGGTGTTGAAGTGGAACTGGTCAACGGCATCACCGCCGGGCTGGCCGGGGCGACACAGTGCGATATTCCGCTGACGTTGCGGGGCGTGGCGCGCGGGGTGACGTTGGTGACCGCGCACACCCAGGATGACAGCCAGTTGAACTGGCAGGCGTTGGCGCAAGGCGCGACGACGCTGGTGATCTATATGGGGGTGGCCAAACTGGGCGAGATTCGCGACCAGCTGTTGGCGGGAGGGATGGCGGCGGATACGCCGGTGGCGATGATCGAAAATGCCTCGTTGGCGCATCAGCGGGAGTGTCGCAGTGATCTGAGCGCGATGGCTGAGGATGCTTCAGCGTTCGAGTTGAAGAGCCCGGCGATTCTGGTGATTGGTGCGGTGGCGGCTGTTGCGGCAGTTGTTGAAGAGCAAAAGATCGCAGCCTGCGGCAGCTCCTACACGGCGTACGGCGCAATCGTCCAAGCCAAATCGCGGACAAAGAAAAGCCCGGCCTGAGCCGGGCTTTTCCATGAGCGGCAGCTAATTACTTAGCTTGAGCTTCAACCTGCGCTTCTACGCGACGGTTTACAGCGCGGCCAGCGTCAGTTTTGTTGTCAGCAACTGGGCGGGATTCGCCGTAGCCAACAGACTGAACGCGGGACGATTCAACACCGTACTGGTTGGTCAGAACCTGCTTAACGGCGTTTGCACGACGCTCGGACAGTTTCTGGTTGTAAGCGTCAGGACCGACGGAGTCAGTGTGACCTTCAACAGTAGTGGTGGTGGATGGGTACTGCTTCATGAAGTCAGCCAGGTTTTTGATGTCGCCGTAGCTGTTAGGCTTGACTACCGACTTGTCGAAGTCGAATTTCACGTCCAGCTCAACACGAACAACTTCAGCAACTGCTGGGCAGCCATCAGCGTCAACGGTTACGTTGGCTGGGGTGTCCGGGCACTTGTCAACGTTGTCGCAAACGCCATCGTTGTCGCTGTCGGAGCAGACTTCAGCAGGTGCTGGAACTGGAGCAGCAGCTGGTTTGGAGCCGCCACCGAAGTTCACACCGATACCGACGCTAGGAGCCCACTCGGTGTCGCCCTGGTCGATGTTGTACTGAGCTTCAACGCCGGCACGGGCGTAGAAGTTCTCGGTGAAGTACAGCTTGGCACCGCCGCCAACGTTGGCGAAGGTGGAACGGTTACGACCGTTCGAACCGTTCTGGTCGATGCTCTGGTCAGAGAAACCGGCCGAAACGTATGGACGAATCATGTCGCCTGGGTTGTTGAAGTGGTACAGAGCGTCCAGAGCGGTGTTAGCGCCTTTGACGTTCTTGCCATCGTCGGCACGTACGTTGTGCACTTCGTCGTAGCCCAGACGCAGTTCAACGTCGTCGGTCAGGAAGTAACCGATCGAACCGCCGAACAGGTTGCCGTTGTTCTTGAAGTTACGAGCGCTGTCGAATTGTTCTTTCTTAGCGAAGCCTTCGATTTCAACTGCGCCTTGGCCTTGTGCCAGAGCGCCGAACGAAGTGGCGGCAATCAGAGAACCAATGGCCAAGCCCAAGGTGTTTTTCAGTTTCATCCGTTAAATCCCCATCTGGTGATTGTGAAGCAGTCCCGCAAACCGGGGGACAACTCGGCGGCAAGTCTATCAGAACTTGCCTACACGTAAGAGATATTTGCGCTGAACTAAGTTTCAGCAATGCCTGCAAATTTCTCACGCAATTTATCTAGAGCGCGTTTGTAACGCATTTTTGTCGCACTCAAACCCATGTGCATGATGTCTGCGATCTCCTGAAACTCCAGCTCTGCGACAAATCGTAGCACCAGAATTTCGCGGTCAATCGGATTCACATACACCAGCCAGCGATCAAGCCCACCCTTCTCCTCCGGCTTCGGCGCCTTTTCTTCAGACGCTTCTTCAAGAGGGTCCAGACTGAGAGCGTCCATCAAGCGACGCTTACGCCGTTCCTTCCGATACTGCGTGATGCATTCGTTGTAAGTGATGCTGTAAAGCCAGGTTTTGAACTTCGATTTCCCCTCGAAGTTCTTCAGGCCGTACAGCACCTTCAGCATCACTTCCTGACAGACATCGTCTGCGTCGCGATCGTTCCCAAGATATCTCGCGCAGACGTTAAATAATGTTCGCTGGTAACGCCGCATCAACTCTTCGTAGGCGCGCGTTACGTGAAACAGCTCGGTATGCGAGCGCGCGACCAACTCCTCATCAGAGAGCTCGCGGGGGTCGTAGCGCGTGGATAGCGGTTGGGCTTTATTCAAAACAAGTCGTGCCGACAGTCAGGTCAATGTCCGCCACAACCAGCCTCGGCTGGCATTTTGCGGCGGCATACATTAGCAGGGTTTGCCGGTTTAGCGGCTACTCACATGCTGTTCCAGCAGGATCCGATTGGAGAGAGAGACTAGCTCACCCTCATCGGTCAGCAATGTGGTTTTAACCGTGCCGATCTCTTCGATCTGGCCTTCGACCTCGCCAACACGCACTTGTTGCCCAACCTCGTACAGCTCACGCACATAGATTCCCGCAAGAATCTGACCGGCGATTTCCCGGCTTCCCAATCCCATGGCCAGCGCAACTGCCAGACCAACGGTAATCAATACGATGACAATGACATGGTTCAGCAGGTCAGTCTTGACCTCAAGCTGACTGATCGCAACCGAGATACTGATGATGATCACCAGCCCCTGCGCAATGCGTCCCAGCCCGGAAGCGTAGTCCAGGCCTACGCCTTCTGCCGCCCCGCGCACCAGTCCGTTGGCCAATTGCGCCAGCAGGACACCGACCAGCAGCACCAGCGCGGCGCCGAAAACCTTCGGCAGATACAACGCCAGCATGTCCAGCGTAGCTGAAACTCGCTCAAGGCCAAGGGATTCTGCCGCGGAAACCAGAAAAATCAGCAGAACGAACCAGTAGACGATTTTACCGATCAATGTCGAGATTGGCACCTGCAGCCCGGCGCGCGACATCAATTTGGTCAACCCGGTGCCGCCCATCAGGCGATCGAGGCCCAGTTTGGCGAGCAATTTCGAGAGCAAGGTGTCGAGCAGTTTGGCCACGACGAAACCCAGCAGCAGCACGACCAGTGCGCCGAACAGGTTCGGAATGAAATTAGCGACTTTGGTCCACAACGCAGTCATTGCAGTGACGAGGCTCTGAGTCCAGAGATCAAGTTCCATATTCAATCAGCCTTATCAGCAGTGCGGGCAGTGGTTTTACGAAGACGGGAAACCGGCGAGACATGCGCCGAGCCATTGTTCAGGGCGATCATCAGCGCGGGCAGCCAGCGGCCCAGCAGGCTGAACAGATCACCGGCGCCGACCTGGCGGTTGGCGGTTTTGAGTACGCGGCCCAGGCACGCATCGTCGTCGCGGCTGGACGGCGAAGCGTTGAGCATGTCGCGTAGAGACTGTTCAAACGGATCGTGCATACGCACCTCTCGTGATGTCTGTGAAAGACGCGGGCAGATTTGCTCGGGTCACATGCGCCATGTTCACACCCAGCGCAAACGGCGGAACAACCACCACTGGCCGAACGCCAGGGCGAGCACCGTCAGGCAGGCAATCAGGAAACCATAAGGGCTTTCGGCGAACGGAATACCGCCGACATTGATACCCAGCAGACCGGTGATGAAACTCATCGGCAAAAAGATGCAGGTAATGATGCCGAAGCGGTACATGGTGCGATTCATGTGCACGCTCAAACGCCGGTCTTCGGCCTCCAGCACAAGCCCCACGCGCTCTCGGGTCAGTTCGAGCTCCTCGAGATAGCGGGTCAGACTGTTGTTCAATTCGTTCCAGTAGTCGGCATCGTCTTCGACGAACCACGGCAGTTTTATCCGCGTCAGCTGTCCGAAAATATCCCGCTGCGGCGCGAGAAAACGCTTCAGCCCGGCCGCTCTGCGACGGATGTGCAAAATGGCGCCATGCTCGGGAGTGTACCGTTCGTCGGCGTCGAGTTTTTCTTCCTCTTCATCGACCACTTCCGACAGGCACGTGACCAGATCCTGCACTTTATTGGTGAGGAACTGCGCCAGATACAGCATCAATTCAGAAGAGGTTTTCGGCCCTTTGCCCTCCCCCAGCAGCGCCAGCAACTCATCTGTAGCGCGCAACGGACGCAAGCGCAGGGAAATCACGCGCTGAGCGGAGGCAAAAATCCGCACCGAGACCATGTCTTCCGGCTCGGCGCCCGGGTTGAGATTGACCCCGCGCAGAAACAGCAGCAGCTCGGAGTCCGGCAATGGCAAAAGCCGCGGCCGGGTGTTCTCTTCCAGCAGCAGATCACAGGTGAATTCATTGAGCCCGCTGGATTTGCGCAGCCAGGTCCGGGTCTGCGGATGGCTGCGATCCCAGTGCAGCCACAGGCTTTCATGGGCCTGCAGTTGCAAATCGTCGAGTTCAGTCCGGGCTATCGAACGCGCACCGCCCTTGCCATCCAGCACCAGGGCATGCACCAGCCCCCACTGCGCGTTTTCTTCCTCGAACATCCGCATCCCTTGTCGAAAATCTTATTCAGGCATTTTCAGCGGGCTCGGCGAAACGATCACGCCGTTGTTGTCCGCATAAATGTACTGGCCCGGGTGAAACGTCACGCCGGCGAATGTCACCGGGACGTTGAGGTCGCCAATGCCGCGCTTGTCGGTTTTCATCGGGTGGCTGGCCAGCGCCTGCACGCCGAGATCGGTCTGCGCAATGACGTCGACATCACGGATGCAACCGTAGATGACCAGCCCTTCCCAACCGTTCTGCGCGGCCTTGGCAGCAATCATGTCGCCCAACAGGGCGCGGCGCAGCGAACCGCCGCCATCGACCACCAGCACTTTGCCTTTACCGCTCAGTTCTGCCTGCGCCTTGACCAGCGAGTTGTCTTCGAAGCACTTGATGGTCACGATTTCGCCGCCGAAGGAATCACGGCCGCCGAAATTGCTGAACATCGGTTCCAGCACCTGCACCAGCTCCGGGTAGGCGTCGCACAGATCAGGCGTAAGGTAATGTTCCATCGAAAAACTCCTGTAAAAAGGAAGACGATCAAGGATGCCGCATGCTGATGAGACGAGTTCCGGCGGTCGCTGTTTACCTTAGTCCATGCCATGGTCGCTGACGCAACCTGAACAAACCCTGAAACGTAATCGCTAAACAGTCACGAAATATGACCGGAACCGCACAATGCGTCATATCTTAGCCGCAAGCCAGGCCGAACGGAACGCCCCTCAGACGGCAGCGGCCAGATTCGCTGCCTGCCCCGGCAACGGTGTCTGCTGATCGCTCAGCCAGCGCGCCACCAGCGGCCACACCTCAGCCTGCGCTGCTTTGCTTACCAGCATTTCGACGTGGCCGAAATTATCCGAGAAGCCTTGCTCACGGCCCAGGTTGATGAACTGCTTGTGCTCGGAGCCGATCTGCTCGAACAGCTTGCGGCAGGCCCAGGCCGGATCCTGATGATCCCCCGCTGCCGTCACGGCCAGCACCGGCACCTGAACCTCGGCGAGCCCGGCCCACCAATCCTTGTCCTTGTCGCCAAAGCGGCCGAACAAGCCGTACCAGCGCATGCTTTCGATGGCCAGACCGATCGGCTCATCTTCCGGGCCACGTTTGAGACGTGAACCGGACAATTGCGCGAAGCGCTTGAGAATAAAGCGCCCGCCCCACTCCACCGGTGGAATCTTCAGTGGCCAATAGGTACGGCTGACCTGCGTGCCGAAAAACGCCGCCGAGGCCACTGCCGGTTCGCCCAGGTATTCCCCACCGAGTGCGGCCGCCAGAGTGATGCCACCCAGAGAATGGCCGATCCAGTGCGGGATCTGACCGCTCTGCTCGCGAACAAACGCGGCAATTGCCGGCAGGTCGTAGCGGGCATAATCGGCCACGCGGTTGCGTCGGTAGTCTTCGTTACGCTGAGACAGGCCGTGACCGCGCATTTCCGGGATCCACACGTCGAAGCCCAGCCGCGTCAGATACGCGCCGAGCCCGAGGCCTTTGGGGGAAAACCAGAAGCGCCGATTGGAAAAGCTGCCATGCAAGAGAATCACCGGCACGCCGCGTGGCGCCGAGTCATCGGCCATGCCCAGGCGGGTGACAGCGATCTCCACGGACCAGTCCGGACTATTGCCGGGTTTCAATCGATAGACGTCTTCGCTCAGATCGCCGCGCCGCTCGGCGCTGATCAGCGCGACAGGAAACAGGTTGCTGCTGCTTTGCATAATGCTCTTGCACAAAAAAGGGCGGCATCCAATGGAGCCCGCCCTACTTCAATCTCAAGGCCCGGCCCCTTGTAGGAGTGAGCCTGCTCGCGATGGCGGTGTGTCATTCGAATCACTGCTGACTGTCATGACGCTATCGCGAGCAGGCTCACTCCTACAGGGACGCGGCCCGTTCACATGTTGATCAAGCCTGCGCCTGACCTTCGGCGAGGAAGAACCAGGTTTCCAGCACGGTGTCCGGGTTCAGCGACACGCTTTCGATGCCCTGTTCCATCAGCCACTTGGCCAGATCCGGATGGTCGGAAGGACCCTGACCGCAGATGCCGATGTACTTGCCGGCCTTGTTGCACGCCTGAATGGCGTTGGCCAACAGCTTCTTCACCGCCGGATTACGCTCGTCGAACAAGTGAGCGATGATCCCCGAGTCGCGGTCCAGACCCAGCGTCAGTTGGGTCAGGTCGTTGGAGCCGATCGAGAAACCGTCGAAGAATTCGAGGAATTCCTCGGCCAGAATCGCGTTGGATGGCAGTTCGCACATCATGATCACGCGCAGACCATTCTCGCCGCGCTTCAAGCCGTTTTCGGCGAGCAGATCGACCACCTGGCTGGCTTCGCCGAGAGTCCGGACGAACGGCACCATGATTTCCACGTTGGTCAGGCCCATCTCGTTGCGCACCCGCTTCAGCGCGCGGCATTCGAGTTCGAAGCAGTCGCGGAACGATTCGCTGATGTAACGCGAAGCGCCACGGAAGCCGAGCATCGGGTTTTCTTCTTCCGGCTCGTAGAGCTTGCCGCCGATCAGGTTGGCGTACTCATTGGACTTGAAGTCCGACAAGCGCACGATGACTTTTTTCGGCGTGAACGCAGCAGCCAGAGTGCTGATGCCTTCCACCAGTTTGTCGACGTAGAAGTCGACCGGGTCGCTGTAACCGGCGATGCGCTTGTCGACGCTGTCCTTGATGTCCTGCGGCAGGCCGTCGTAGTTCAACAGCGCTTTCGGGTGCACGCCGATCATGCGGTTGATGATGAATTCCAGACGCGCCAGACCGACGCCGGCGTTCGGCAGCTGCGCGAAGTCGAAAGCGCGATCCGGGTTGCCGACGTTCATCATGATCTTGAACGGCAGCTCCGGCATGGCATCGACGGAGTTCTTCTTGATGTCGAAACCGAGTTCGCCTTCGAAGATGTAACCGGTATCGCCTTCGGCGCAGGACACGGTCACGCCCTGGCCATCCTTCAGCAATTGGGTAGCGTTGCCGCAACCGACCACCGCCGGAATGCCCAGCTCGCGAGCGATGATCGCCGCGTGGCAGGTACGCCCGCCACGGTTGGTCACGATGGCGCTGGCGCGCTTCATCACCGGTTCCCAGTCCGGGTCGGTCATGTCGGAGACCAGCACGTCGCCCGGCTGGACCTTGTCCATTTCGGAAACGTCTTTGATGATCCGCACTTTGCCGGCGCCGATGCGCTGGCCGATCGCCCGACCTTCCACCAGCACAGTGCCGGTTTCCTTGAGCAGGTAACGTTCCATGACGTTGGCCTGGGTGCGGCTTTTCACGGTTTCCGGACGCGCCTGGACGATGTACAGCTTGCCGTCGTCACCGTCCTTGGCCCACTCGATGTCCATCGGGCAGCCGTAGTGCTTCTCGATGATCATCGCCTGTTTGGCCAGCTCGCTGACTTCGGCGTCGGTCAGGCAGAAACGCGCGCGTTCGGCCTTGTCGACGTCGACGGTCTTGACCGAACGGCCGGCCTTGGCCTCGTCGCCGTAGATCATCTTGATGGCTTTGCTGCCCAGGTTGCGACGCAGGATGGCCGGACGACCGGCCTCCAGCGTGCCTTTGTGCACATAGAATTCATCCGGGTTGACCGCGCCTTGTACGACGGTTTCGCCCAGGCCGTAGGCGCCGGTGATAAACACCACGTCACGGAAACCCGATTCGGTATCGAGGGTGAACATTACGCCGGCGGTGCCGGTTTCCGAACGTACCATGCGCTGCACGCCAGCTGACAGCGCGACCAGTTTATGGTCGAAGCCCTGGTGCACGCGGTAGGAAATCGCACGGTCGTTGAACAGCGAGGCGAACACCTCTTTGGCGGCGCGGATAACGTTTTCCACACCACGGATGTTCAGGAAGGTTTCCTGCTGACCGGCGAAGGAAGCGTCCGGCAGGTCTTCGGCGGTGGCGGAAGAACGCACGGCCACGGCCACGTCAGGGTTGCCGGCCGACAGCGCGGCGAACGCGGTGCGGATCTCGGTGTTGAGTTTTTCCGGGAACTCGGCGTCCATGATCCACTGGCGGATCTGTGCGCCGGTCTTGGCCAGGGCATTGACGTCGTCGACGTCGAGCGCGTCGAGGGCCTTGTGGATCTGCTCGTTCAGGCCGCTCAGTTCGAGGAAGTCACGATAGGCCTGAGCCGTCGTGGCGAAGCCGCCGGGGACCGAAACACCGGCGCCTGCCAGGTTACTGATCATCTCGCCCAGGGATGCGTTCTTGCCCCCCACATGCTCAACATCGTGTTTGCCGAGCTTATCGAGGGAAACTACGTACTCTACCAAGGTGATCTCTCCACTAACTGTGTTGGAAAAGCTCAGAAACCGGCGGCCCGGGGGAGCCTCGGCCGGTTGTATGGCCTGGACCTGGAAAATAAGTGAGAATGCGGGCCAATGGCGGCCGGCAAATCGCGCCTATCATATCCAAGAATGCTCATTAGTCTAAGGCCCAAGGTGCAAATGAAACGATCTGCTTTCTTCATCTCCGATGGCACCGGCATTACCGCCGAAACCCTGGGTCAAAGCCTCTTGGCGCAGTTCGAAAACATTACCTTCAGCAAGTTCACGCGGCCCTACATCGACAGCGTGGAAAAAGCGCGGGCCATGGTACAACAAATCAACAAAGCCGCTGAAACCGACGGCTTTCGGCCGATCATCTTCGACACCATCGTCAATCAGGACATTCGTGAGATTCTCGCAACGTCCAATGGTTTCATGATCGACATTTTCTCGACCTTCCTCGCGCCGCTCGAACAGGAGCTCACCGAGCACTCTTCCTACACCGTGGGCAAGTCCCACTCCATCGGGCACAACTCCAATTACATGGAGCGCATCGAGGCGGTGAACTTCGCCCTCGACAACGATGACGGCGCGCGCACCCACTATTACGACAAAGCCGATCTGATACTAGTGGGCGTGTCGCGATGCGGCAAAACCCCGACGTGTCTGTACATGGCCATGCAGTTCGGCATCCGCGCGGCCAACTATCCGCTCACCGAAGACGACATGGAGCGCCTGACCCTGCC
Protein-coding sequences here:
- a CDS encoding pyruvate, water dikinase regulatory protein, yielding MKRSAFFISDGTGITAETLGQSLLAQFENITFSKFTRPYIDSVEKARAMVQQINKAAETDGFRPIIFDTIVNQDIREILATSNGFMIDIFSTFLAPLEQELTEHSSYTVGKSHSIGHNSNYMERIEAVNFALDNDDGARTHYYDKADLILVGVSRCGKTPTCLYMAMQFGIRAANYPLTEDDMERLTLPTALRAHQHKLFGLTIDPDRLTAIRNERKPNSRYSSYAQCEFEVREVENLFRRENIPHINSTHFSVEEISAKILVEKGVERRFK